GCGCCCTGGTCCGGACGCTCCCCTCGTTCGGACCCAGTCGGAAGGTGCCCCCCGAGCGGGCTGTTCTCAGCTACCCGGGCAGCCCGTTCGAGCAGCTCGGCCTTGGCTTCGTCCAGCTTGGTCTGCATGTCCTCTGGCTCCTGTCGCGCGCCGTTGCGTGACGTAGGGGGAAGAAAGCGGCGCGACGCAACGACGCGGGGTGTCCGGTCGCAGTCGACGTTATGCCGCGGTGAGAGACGTCCGAGCCGTTATCGGCCAAGTGAGGCAACCGGCTCGGAACGGGGAGAGCAACGATCACCCGGGCGCTGTGGCACTCCGGGCGCAGGCCGGGGGCTTCGCTGCCCCCGCGGCGTATCGCGCTGATCACGGGTCAAGGCTATCGCCCCGCCCCCCCGACCCGTCATGAGCCGTATGTGTACAAAAGAGGGGCCCGAAGTTTGACAGTCTGGACAGTGACACAGGCCCTCTTGGCAAACAGCCCCTCGCGGTGCACGTTGACGGTGACGACACGGACACCGTCGACAGCCCCAAATCCGGGAGTACCGTCGACAGCCCGACACCGGGAGCAGCCATGACAGCGAAGATCCTGATCGTCACCGGCGACGCAGCCGAGTCCCTCGAAGTCCTCTACCCGTACCAGCGGCTGCTGGAAGAAGGGTACGAGGTCCATATCGCGGCCCCCGCCCGCAAGAAGCTGCAGTTCGTCGTGCACGACTTCGAGCCGGGCTTCGACACCTACACCGAGAAGCCGGGCTACACCTGGCCCGCGGACCTGGCCTTCTCGGAGGTCGATCCCGGACAGTACGCCGCACTGGTGATCCCGGGCGGCCGCGCCCCGGAGTATCTGCGCAACGACCCCGAGCTCCGCAAGCTCCTGAAGTCCTTCTTCGACGCCGACAAGCCCGTCGCCCAGATCTGCCACGGGCCGCTGCTGACGGCGGCGATGGGCAGCCTGGAGGGCCGCAGGGTCACCGCGTACCCGGCTCTGGAGCTGGACATGCAGGCGGCGGGAGCGAGCTTCCAGGACGTGGAAGTGGTCGTGGACGGCACGCTGGTCTCCTCGCGCGCCTGGCCCGACCACTCCGCGTGGATGCGGGAGTTCCTGAAGGTCCTGCGGGCGAAGGCACCGGTGACCTAGGGTCTTCCGTCTGGATCAGGCCGGATGCGTGAGCGGCCCGCGCGGAGCGGCTGATGTCATTGCGGTGCGTGCGATCGCAAGGCGGAGGAGGTCGGCATGGCGGAGCCATGCCGACCGACGACAACGCGGCGAGCCGGCGGGGTGCCCGCTCAGGCAGCCGGCTGCCGTCTCGGCAGCGGCGCTACCCGCTCAGGCGACCAGCCGCACGGCCTCCTCCACGGCTTCGGCGAGGCTGTCCACCACGGGCACGCCCACCGCCTCCAGGCTGGCCCTGCTGTGCGAACCGCCCGTGTAGAGCACGGCCCTCGCGCCGACGTGCGCCGCCGCCACGGCGTCGTCGACCGCGTCACCGATCACCACCGTGCGGTCCGGGGCGACCCCGACCAGGGCCGCGAGGTGGCGCTCCATGTGCAGGGCCTTTGTGCCGCCGGAGGGTCCGGTGCGCCCGTCGACGCGTATGAAGTGGCTCTCGATGCCGTACCCCCGTACGACCGGGACCAGCTGCTCGTGCCCGAACATGCTCAGCAGCGACTGGCTGCGGCCGGCCAGCCGCCACTCGCTCAGCAGGTCCTCGACGCCCTCGGTCAGCCCGCAGCCGATGCGGTGCTCGCTGTAGTGCCGGTGGAAGGCCTCGTCCATGACCTCCCACTCGGCGTCCGACGGCAGCCGGCCCATCAGCCGCTCGTAGAACCGGGGAATCGGTACGCAGTACAGCTCGCGGTACCGCTCGAGCGTGATCGGCTCCAGGCCGATCTCCTCGAAGGCGGCGTTGGTCGCCCCGATGACCGCGTTGATGTCGTCGAGCAGTGTGCCGTTCCAGTCCCAGACCAGATGCGTGCTGTGCTTCCCCATGCGAAAACCGTACCGGGCGGGTCCGACAACCGGCCGCCGGATCGGAGATCACGCAGGTCAGGCGGCCGGTGGCCAGTGGGTCGCCGGGGGCCCAGTGGGTCAGGGTCGCCGAGGTCAGGCGATGAGGTTCGGGATCTCCTGCACCCCGTACCAGAGCAGCTCGTGGTCCTCCGCGCCGTCCACCGTGAACTGGGCGTCGTCGTCACCCTGGTCAGCCGCCCCCAGCGCGTCCGCCGCCGCCGACACATCGTCCACCGCGTCGTCGGCGTCCACATGCACCGCCGCCGCCTTGGCCAGCGGCACCGCGGACGCGATCCGCACCTCGCCGAGCGCGCTCGCCACGAGCACCCGGTCGGGATCGGCGACCGCGTCCTGGTCCGGTACGTCGACGGCGACGACGACCCGGCGCCTGGCCGCTGCCGGATCACCCGCGAGCAGCCGCAGCGAGGCGGCAGCGGCACGGCTCAGCGCGGCGTACTCGAGCTCCTCGATGTCGTCGGAGACGTACCACTCACGCAGTCCCGGGGTGACGGCATAGGCGACGAGCGGACCCGGGCCCAGTTTGCCCGCCTTGTGCGCCTCTGCGAGACCGGGAGGGGTCAGGGGGACGTAGACGCGCATGGCTGGCCGCTTTCGTAGTCGGAAGACGCCCTCAGGATACGTGCGACGTCCCCCTTCGGGGTGCCGCTCCTGGGCTCGCGCACCGTCACTCGGGATACCCCGCGCCCCGGCCCGCCACGGCCCGAGGCCGCCCTTCGTCACCCTGATAGGTGAACTGCTCCTCGACCCCGGCCGGCGCCCGCACACATTGCGGCCGCGCGCCCCGCCCCCGTAGAAGATCACCAGTGAAGTTACCGCCCGGTATCGAATCCGGGCCCGGCATATCGGGGGCGATCTGCATGGACAGGACCCGGCCCGCGGGACGGCGCGATCAGCGCAGGCCCGCCGTCGTGGCGGCAGCGGCGATGGCACGCGCACGGCGGCAGCACCAGCCGCACTACTGGTTCGCCGACCGTCTGCTCGCGGTGCTCAGCGGACAGCGTCCGGTGCACTGGATGCTCGGGCACACCATCGGTGAGGCGTACGAGCAGCTGGTGTGCCTCGCTCCGGGGGCGCCGCTGCGACCGGCGGAGCGGGTGACTCCGGTTGTGCGGCACTGCGGCGAGTACCACCCGGGCCCCGGCGTGATCGAGGCCTTCGCCCGCATCGGCTCGGGCGACCGGGTCAGCGCGATGGCTTTCCGCCTGGAACAGGGCGCGGACCAGCGCTGGCGCTGCGCGGCGGTCGAGCTGGGCGGTGAGCGCGTCGCCGCGCACGCGGCCGGGTAGCGGCCGCCGGCAGGCAGGGCAGGCGTCATGCTGCGCGCACCCGAAGCACGTCGGCCTCCGGCACATGGGCACGACGCCCCAGGCCCCTGCGCCCTGCGCAGGGGCCGGGCACGCCGGGGCCGCGCGCCCCGGGCCCTACGCGGCAGTGCCGGGCACCCCGGGACCGCACACCCCGGGAGCTGCCGCCGGCCATGGGGCGGGGGCAGGCCCAGCGGCCACCCGCGCCCGGCTCAGCCGTCGTCCGCACCCTGCTGACCCGACTGCCCGGTCGGCCCCCGACGGGCCGCCTGAACAAGGCCCAGGACGCCGTGAGCGGCAAAACGGCCGGGGCCGGACACCGCATTCGGTGTCCGGCCCCGGCCGGTACGCATCAACAGGCGCGCTACTTCTTGCGGCGGCGCCCGCCGCCCTTCTGCGCCTTGCGACGCTCGGCACGCGTCATGCCGTCCGAGTCCGACCGGGCAGGACCGCCGTCACTGTCGAAGTCGCCCTCGACGACACCGCCCTCGCCGTCCACCGTGGGAGCGGAGAAGTGCAGCCGGTCCGGGCGCTGCGGGGCGTCGAGCCCCTTCGCTCGGATCTCCGGACGGGAGGCGCCGGCCGGAACCGCGTCCTTCTTGGCGAGCGACGGGCGCTCCGCCGCGTCCTGCACCGGGACCTCCTCGACCTGCTGCTCGACCTGGACCTCCAGGTTGAACAGATAGCCGACGGACTCCTCCTTGATGCCCTCCATCATGGCGGTGAACATGTCGAAGCCCTCGCGCTGGTACTCGACCAGCGGGTCCTTCTGGGCCATCGCGCGCAGGCCGATGCCCTCCTGCAGGTAGTCCATCTCGTAGAGGTGCTCGCGCCACTTGCGGTCCAGTACGGACAGCACCACGCGCCGCTCGAGCTCGCGCATGATGTCCGAGCCGAGCTGCTTCTCGCGCTCGTCGTACTGCTCGTGGATGTCGTCCTTGATGGACTCCCCAATGAACTCGGCGGTGATCCCGGCGCGGTCGCCGGCCGCCTCCTCCAGCTCCTCGACGGTGGCCTTCACCGGGTAGAGCTGCTTGAACGCGCCCCACAGCCGGTCCAGGTCCCACTCCTCGGCGAAGCCCTCGACCGTCTCCGCCTGGATGTAGGCGTCGATGGTGTCGTCCATGAAGTGACGCACCTGCTCGTGCAGGTCCTCGCCCTCCAGGACGCGGCGGCGCTCGCCGTAGATGACCTCGCGCTGCCGGTTGAGGACCTCGTCGTACTTCAGGACGTTCTTACGCGTCTCGAAGTTCTGCTGCTCGACCTGCGACTGGGCCGACGCGATCGCGCGCGTCACCATCTTGTTCTCGATCGGGACGTCGTCCGGCACGTTCGCCATGGACATCACGCGCTCGACCATCTGCGCCTTGAACAGACGCATCAGGTCGTCACCCAGGGACAGGTAGAAACGGGACTCGCCCGGGTCACCCTGACGGCCACTACGACCGCGCAGCTGGTTGTCGATACGGCGCGACTCGTGCCGCTCGGTGCCCAGCACATAGAGCCCGCCGAGGTCGGTGACCTCGTCGTGCTCCGCGCGGACGGCCTGCTCGGCCCGCTCCAGCGCGGCGGGCAGGGCCGCGGCCCACTCCTCGACGTGCTCGACGGGGTCCAGGCCGCGCTGGCGCAGCTCCGCCTCGGCGAGATCGTCGGGGTTGCCGCCGAGCTTGATGTCCGTACCGCGGCCGGCCATGTTCGTGGCGACGGTGACGGCGCCCTTGCGGCCGGCCTGGGCGACGATCGTCGCCTCCCGGTCGTGCTGCTTGGCGTTGAGGACCTCGTGCTGCACACCGCGCTTGTTGAGCTGCTGCGAGAGGTACTCGGACTTCTCGACCGAGGTGGTGCCGACCAGGATCGGCTGGCCCTTCTCGTGCTTCTCCGCGATGTCGTCGACGACCGCCGCGAACTTGGCGACCTCGGTCCGGTAGATCAGGTCGGACTGGTCCTTGCGGACCATCGGCATGTTCGTCGGGATCGGTACGACGCCCAGCTTGTAGATCTGGTGGAACTCGGCGGCCTCGGTCATGGCCGTACCGGTCATGCCGGAGAGCTTGCCGTAGAGGCGGAAGAAGTTCTGCAGGGTGATCGTGGCGAGGGTCTGGTTCTCGTCCTTGATGTCCACCCCTTCCTTCGCCTCGATGGCCTGGTGCATGCCCTCGTTGTAGCGGCGGCCGGCGAGGATACGGCCGGTGTGCTCGTCGACGATCATGACTTCGCCGTCGATGACGACGTAGTCCTTGTCCTTCTTGAACAGTTCCTTGGCCTTGATGCCGTTGTTCAGGTAGCCGACGAGGGGGGTGTTCACCGACTCGTAGAGGTTGTCGATGCCCAGCCAGTCCTCGACCTTCGCGACACCCGGCTCATGGATGGCGACGGTCCGCTTCTTCTCGTCGACCTCGTAGTCGCCGGTCTCCTCGATGCCCTTGAGCTGGTTGCCCGCCTCGCCCCTGGACAGGCGCGTGACCAGCTTGGCGAAGTCGCCGTACCACTTGGTGGCCTGGTCGGCGGGGCCGGAGATGATCAGCGGCGTACGGGCCTCGTCGACGAGGATCGAGTCGACCTCGTCGACGATCGCGTAGTTGTGGCCGCGCTGGACGAGCTCGTCCTTGGACCACGCCATGTTGTCGCGGAGGTAGTCGAAGCCGAACTCATTGTTCGTTCCGTACGTAATGTCGCAGTTGTACATCTCGCGGCGCTGGGCGGGCGTCATGTTGGCGAGGATGCAGCCGACGTCCAGGCCAAGGAACTTGTGGACCCGGCCCATCATCTCGGAGTCGCGCTCGGCCAGATAGTCGTTGACCGTGATCAGGTGGACGCCCTTGCCCGAGAGCGCGTTGAGATAGGCGGGGAGGGTGCCGACGAGGGTCTTGCCCTCACCGGTCTTCATCTCGGCGACGTATCCCATGTGCAGCGCGGCGCCGCCCATCATCTGTACGTCGTAGTGGCGCTGGCCGAGGACGCGCTTGGCGGCCTCGCGGACGGTCGCGAACGCCTCGGGGAGCAGGTCGTCCAGACTTTCGCCGTCTGCGTGGCGCTCCTTGTACTCGTCCGTGAGCGCCCGCAACTCGGCGTCGGAGAGGTTGACGAAGTCCTCTTCGATGGAGTTGACCTGGTCCGCGATGCGGTGCAGTTTGCGCAGGATCTTGCCTTCGCCTGCACGC
The Streptomyces lunaelactis genome window above contains:
- a CDS encoding DJ-1/PfpI family protein — encoded protein: MTAKILIVTGDAAESLEVLYPYQRLLEEGYEVHIAAPARKKLQFVVHDFEPGFDTYTEKPGYTWPADLAFSEVDPGQYAALVIPGGRAPEYLRNDPELRKLLKSFFDADKPVAQICHGPLLTAAMGSLEGRRVTAYPALELDMQAAGASFQDVEVVVDGTLVSSRAWPDHSAWMREFLKVLRAKAPVT
- a CDS encoding DUF6912 family protein, whose protein sequence is MRVYVPLTPPGLAEAHKAGKLGPGPLVAYAVTPGLREWYVSDDIEELEYAALSRAAAASLRLLAGDPAAARRRVVVAVDVPDQDAVADPDRVLVASALGEVRIASAVPLAKAAAVHVDADDAVDDVSAAADALGAADQGDDDAQFTVDGAEDHELLWYGVQEIPNLIA
- a CDS encoding HAD family hydrolase; translation: MGKHSTHLVWDWNGTLLDDINAVIGATNAAFEEIGLEPITLERYRELYCVPIPRFYERLMGRLPSDAEWEVMDEAFHRHYSEHRIGCGLTEGVEDLLSEWRLAGRSQSLLSMFGHEQLVPVVRGYGIESHFIRVDGRTGPSGGTKALHMERHLAALVGVAPDRTVVIGDAVDDAVAAAHVGARAVLYTGGSHSRASLEAVGVPVVDSLAEAVEEAVRLVA
- the secA gene encoding preprotein translocase subunit SecA, coding for MSVFNKLMRAGEGKILRKLHRIADQVNSIEEDFVNLSDAELRALTDEYKERHADGESLDDLLPEAFATVREAAKRVLGQRHYDVQMMGGAALHMGYVAEMKTGEGKTLVGTLPAYLNALSGKGVHLITVNDYLAERDSEMMGRVHKFLGLDVGCILANMTPAQRREMYNCDITYGTNNEFGFDYLRDNMAWSKDELVQRGHNYAIVDEVDSILVDEARTPLIISGPADQATKWYGDFAKLVTRLSRGEAGNQLKGIEETGDYEVDEKKRTVAIHEPGVAKVEDWLGIDNLYESVNTPLVGYLNNGIKAKELFKKDKDYVVIDGEVMIVDEHTGRILAGRRYNEGMHQAIEAKEGVDIKDENQTLATITLQNFFRLYGKLSGMTGTAMTEAAEFHQIYKLGVVPIPTNMPMVRKDQSDLIYRTEVAKFAAVVDDIAEKHEKGQPILVGTTSVEKSEYLSQQLNKRGVQHEVLNAKQHDREATIVAQAGRKGAVTVATNMAGRGTDIKLGGNPDDLAEAELRQRGLDPVEHVEEWAAALPAALERAEQAVRAEHDEVTDLGGLYVLGTERHESRRIDNQLRGRSGRQGDPGESRFYLSLGDDLMRLFKAQMVERVMSMANVPDDVPIENKMVTRAIASAQSQVEQQNFETRKNVLKYDEVLNRQREVIYGERRRVLEGEDLHEQVRHFMDDTIDAYIQAETVEGFAEEWDLDRLWGAFKQLYPVKATVEELEEAAGDRAGITAEFIGESIKDDIHEQYDEREKQLGSDIMRELERRVVLSVLDRKWREHLYEMDYLQEGIGLRAMAQKDPLVEYQREGFDMFTAMMEGIKEESVGYLFNLEVQVEQQVEEVPVQDAAERPSLAKKDAVPAGASRPEIRAKGLDAPQRPDRLHFSAPTVDGEGGVVEGDFDSDGGPARSDSDGMTRAERRKAQKGGGRRRKK
- a CDS encoding Rv3235 family protein, with protein sequence MDRTRPAGRRDQRRPAVVAAAAMARARRQHQPHYWFADRLLAVLSGQRPVHWMLGHTIGEAYEQLVCLAPGAPLRPAERVTPVVRHCGEYHPGPGVIEAFARIGSGDRVSAMAFRLEQGADQRWRCAAVELGGERVAAHAAG